The following are from one region of the Salinirussus salinus genome:
- a CDS encoding GNAT family N-acetyltransferase: protein MDTLDRPTFKSEASKQIYQYVERHGTAARHRTRTALDIPPREFEEELEWLMTKGYLDDDGGTLRIDLNAGSVEEYVGPDVTYTIRPARQEDFEGLVETIRDVTSERTYVVAESVAERLLYEDTVTRHNTVESRVFFVATVDGEVVGWTHLSLPQVDKMQNTAKLTVGVRGSCRGNGIGSQLLGRALDWAEANGYQKVYNSVPATNDGALAFLESHGWETEGVRRDHYTIGDELVDEVMMAYTF from the coding sequence ATGGACACCCTCGACCGGCCCACGTTCAAAAGCGAGGCCAGCAAGCAGATCTACCAGTACGTCGAGCGCCACGGGACGGCTGCGCGCCACCGGACCCGGACGGCGCTGGACATTCCGCCCCGGGAGTTCGAGGAGGAACTCGAGTGGCTGATGACGAAGGGCTACCTGGACGACGACGGCGGAACGCTCAGGATCGATCTCAACGCGGGCTCGGTCGAGGAGTACGTCGGTCCCGACGTGACCTACACCATCCGGCCGGCCCGCCAGGAGGATTTCGAGGGGCTGGTCGAGACGATCCGCGACGTCACCTCGGAGCGGACCTACGTCGTCGCCGAGAGCGTCGCCGAGCGGCTGCTCTATGAGGATACCGTCACCCGGCACAACACCGTCGAATCCCGCGTCTTCTTCGTCGCGACCGTCGACGGCGAGGTGGTGGGCTGGACCCACCTCAGCCTCCCCCAGGTCGACAAGATGCAGAACACCGCCAAGCTGACCGTCGGCGTCCGCGGGTCCTGCCGGGGCAACGGGATCGGGAGCCAGCTTTTGGGCCGGGCGCTCGACTGGGCTGAGGCCAACGGCTACCAGAAGGTGTACAACAGCGTCCCCGCGACCAACGACGGCGCGCTGGCGTTCCTGGAATCGCACGGCTGGGAGACCGAGGGCGTCCGCCGGGACCACTACACCATCGGCGACGAGCTGGTCGACGAGGTGATGATGGCCTACACGTTCTGA